Proteins encoded within one genomic window of Haematobia irritans isolate KBUSLIRL chromosome 5, ASM5000362v1, whole genome shotgun sequence:
- the sut1 gene encoding sugar transporter 1 isoform X2 has product MTFTPPSAASAKQPKWGKLLTLVAFASTFGSAVPVGYCIGVINSPADYVKAWCKQSLLERYDADISGSGLDMLWASIVSVFLVGGAVGSLGGANAANKFGRKGCFLISGFLFALGAIMFFFCRLANSVEMLILGRLLVGLASGLTTASLPMYLTEIAPLALRGTFGVFCAVGVTGGVVVGQVFSLRHIFGTEDLWHYAFSFYIVLVIICYLPSYAFPESPKYLYIVKGDRERAKRELTRLRGSKSEDIIQQEIEEMEIESNAKVQTRSLMSVLKDPTMLMPLIIVCSFQGGQQLSGINAIFYYSVSIFEKAGLSKANAEWANLGAGCLNLATSFLGPLLMAKVNRRPLMMLSSIICAAFLFTIAFVLYYIDAATWFPIACIICIMGYIFFYQFGLGPIPYFIGTELFEVAPRSAAMSMGSLASWACNFIIGMAFPPLSNVWDAFVFLPFSVTCVLLFLLTKFYLPETRGKDPSEVAPLVSKGFRSKVK; this is encoded by the exons atgaCTTTTACCCCACCATCAGCTGCATCGGCAAAG CAACCCAAATGGGGTAAACTATTGACTCTGGTTGCTTTTGCTTCGACATTTGGCTCCGCAGTCCCAGTCGGTTATTGTATAGGTGTCATAAATAGTCCTGCTGAT tacgtGAAAGCATGGTGTAAACAGAGCCTTTTGGAACGATATGATGCAGATATTAGCGGATCTGGATTGGATATGCTATGGGCTTCTATAGTATCTGTATTTTTGGTGGGTGGTGCAGTTGGTTCTTTAGGAGGTGCAAATGCcgcaaataaatttggaag AAAAGGATGTTTTCTTATCAGTGGCTTCCTATTTGCCCTGGGTGCTATAATGTTCTTCTTTTGTCGCTTAGCCAACTCCGTGGAAATGTTAATTTTAGGCCGCCTCCTGGTGGGTCTAGCATCCGGTTTGACCACAGCTTCACTTCCTATGTatctcacagaaattgctccgcTTGCTTTGCGTGGCACATTTGGAGTTTTCTGTGCTGTGGGTGTAACGGGAGGTGTTGTTGTGGGCCAAGTCTTCAGTTTACGTCATATATTTGGTACCGAAGATCTTTGGCATTATGCTTTCAGTTTTTACATAGTTCTAGTCATTATATGCTACTTGCCATCTTATGCATTTCCGGAAAGtccaaaatatttatacattgTTAAAGGTGATCGTGAGAGAGCGAAGCGTGAATTGACACGCCTGAGAGGATCCAAATCTGAGGATATTATTCAACAAGAAATTGAAGAAATGGAAATAGAATCGAATGCCAAAGTTCAAACCAGATCATTAATGTCTGTATTGAAGGATCCCACAATGTTAATGCCTTTAATTATTGTATGCTCGTTCCAAGGCGGTCAACAACTATCGGGTATTAATGCT ATATTCTACTATTCTGTATCAATTTTTGAAAAGGCTGGCCTTTCAAAAGCCAATGCAGAATGGGCTAATTTAGGTGCAGGTTGCCTAAATTTGGCCACCTCTTTCTTAGGACCCTTACTTATGGCCAAAGTTAATCGTAGACCCTTAATGATGCTTTCCAGCATAATATGTGCCGCATTCCTATTCACTATAGCTTTTGTTTTGTACTACATA gATGCAGCAACTTGGTTCCCCATAGCATGTATAATTTGTATTATGggttatatatttttctatcaATTCGGTTTGGGTCCTATACCATATTTTATCGGCACAG AACTTTTTGAAGTGGCCCCTCGTTCCGCAGCCATGTCAATGGGCAGTTTAGCATCGTGGGCATGTAATTTCATAATAGGTATGGCTTTTCCGCCCCTCTCCAATGTATGGGATGCATTCGTTTTCTTGCCGTTCTCAGTCACATGTGTTTTACTATTCCTGTTAACGAAGttctatttgcctgaaactcGAGGAAAAGATCCATCTGAAGTGGCACCATTGGTATCCAAAGGTTTTCGCTCAAAAGTTAAATAA
- the slv gene encoding sugar transporter SWEET1: MIQDMDNFITLLETSAVISTIFQYLSGALICRKYISKKSTGDSSGFPFICGFLSCSYWVHYGMLSNENSVVLVNCVGVTLFLIYSLVYYVFTVNKNAYVKLFLFVLMALFGIVFYINTIPEPAQAQNFMGIVCLIVTVTFFAAPLTNLLHVIRVKNSESMPFPLIVMSFLVSIQWLIYGIMISDTFIQLPNFLGCVLSLVQLSLFVCYPPKSFSGQGYKLLDQSVVY, from the exons ATGATCCAAGATATGGACAATTTCATCACGTTACTAGAAACGTCAGCTgttatttcaacaatttttcaatatcTTTCGGGAGC ctTGATTTGCCGTAAATATATATCCAAGAAGAGTACTGGTGATTCGTCTGGATTTCCATTTATTTGCGGATTTTTATC ATGTAGCTATTGGGTGCACTATGGCATGCTGAGCAATGAAAATAGTGTGGTCCTTGTAAATTGCGTTGGTGTCACTCTATTCTTAATTTATAGTTTAGTCTATTATGTCTTCACGGTTAATAAAAATGCCTATGTTAAATTATTCCTATTTGTACTCATGGCATTGTTTGGCATTGTCTTCTATATTAATACAATTCCAGAACCAGCAcaagctcaaaattttatgg GTATTGTATGCCTTATCGTCACAGTTACATTCTTTGCAGCACCATTAACCAATCTTTTACATGTGATAAGAGTTAAAAACTCTGAGAGTATGCCTTTTCCCCTAATAGTTATGTCATTTTTGGTGTCAATCCAATGGCTTATTTATGGCATTATGATATCGGATACATTCATACAG TTACCGAACTTTTTAGGCTGTGTTTTATCGCTGGTGCAACTAAGTTTATTCGTTTGCTACCCTCCAAAGAGCTTTTCTGGGCAAGGCTATAAACTACTAGACCAATCTgtggtatattaa
- the sut1 gene encoding sugar transporter 1 isoform X1, with product MMELRQNEESHQLFPKGINGEIVSNGGNDHCHQQSNNNKSVEQPKWGKLLTLVAFASTFGSAVPVGYCIGVINSPADYVKAWCKQSLLERYDADISGSGLDMLWASIVSVFLVGGAVGSLGGANAANKFGRKGCFLISGFLFALGAIMFFFCRLANSVEMLILGRLLVGLASGLTTASLPMYLTEIAPLALRGTFGVFCAVGVTGGVVVGQVFSLRHIFGTEDLWHYAFSFYIVLVIICYLPSYAFPESPKYLYIVKGDRERAKRELTRLRGSKSEDIIQQEIEEMEIESNAKVQTRSLMSVLKDPTMLMPLIIVCSFQGGQQLSGINAIFYYSVSIFEKAGLSKANAEWANLGAGCLNLATSFLGPLLMAKVNRRPLMMLSSIICAAFLFTIAFVLYYIDAATWFPIACIICIMGYIFFYQFGLGPIPYFIGTELFEVAPRSAAMSMGSLASWACNFIIGMAFPPLSNVWDAFVFLPFSVTCVLLFLLTKFYLPETRGKDPSEVAPLVSKGFRSKVK from the exons ATGATGGAACTTAGACAAAATGAAGAGTCCCATCAATTATTCCCCAAAGGTATCAACGGTGAAATTGTTAGTAATGGTGGTAATGATCATTGTCACCAACAATCCAACAACAATAAAAGTGTAGAG CAACCCAAATGGGGTAAACTATTGACTCTGGTTGCTTTTGCTTCGACATTTGGCTCCGCAGTCCCAGTCGGTTATTGTATAGGTGTCATAAATAGTCCTGCTGAT tacgtGAAAGCATGGTGTAAACAGAGCCTTTTGGAACGATATGATGCAGATATTAGCGGATCTGGATTGGATATGCTATGGGCTTCTATAGTATCTGTATTTTTGGTGGGTGGTGCAGTTGGTTCTTTAGGAGGTGCAAATGCcgcaaataaatttggaag AAAAGGATGTTTTCTTATCAGTGGCTTCCTATTTGCCCTGGGTGCTATAATGTTCTTCTTTTGTCGCTTAGCCAACTCCGTGGAAATGTTAATTTTAGGCCGCCTCCTGGTGGGTCTAGCATCCGGTTTGACCACAGCTTCACTTCCTATGTatctcacagaaattgctccgcTTGCTTTGCGTGGCACATTTGGAGTTTTCTGTGCTGTGGGTGTAACGGGAGGTGTTGTTGTGGGCCAAGTCTTCAGTTTACGTCATATATTTGGTACCGAAGATCTTTGGCATTATGCTTTCAGTTTTTACATAGTTCTAGTCATTATATGCTACTTGCCATCTTATGCATTTCCGGAAAGtccaaaatatttatacattgTTAAAGGTGATCGTGAGAGAGCGAAGCGTGAATTGACACGCCTGAGAGGATCCAAATCTGAGGATATTATTCAACAAGAAATTGAAGAAATGGAAATAGAATCGAATGCCAAAGTTCAAACCAGATCATTAATGTCTGTATTGAAGGATCCCACAATGTTAATGCCTTTAATTATTGTATGCTCGTTCCAAGGCGGTCAACAACTATCGGGTATTAATGCT ATATTCTACTATTCTGTATCAATTTTTGAAAAGGCTGGCCTTTCAAAAGCCAATGCAGAATGGGCTAATTTAGGTGCAGGTTGCCTAAATTTGGCCACCTCTTTCTTAGGACCCTTACTTATGGCCAAAGTTAATCGTAGACCCTTAATGATGCTTTCCAGCATAATATGTGCCGCATTCCTATTCACTATAGCTTTTGTTTTGTACTACATA gATGCAGCAACTTGGTTCCCCATAGCATGTATAATTTGTATTATGggttatatatttttctatcaATTCGGTTTGGGTCCTATACCATATTTTATCGGCACAG AACTTTTTGAAGTGGCCCCTCGTTCCGCAGCCATGTCAATGGGCAGTTTAGCATCGTGGGCATGTAATTTCATAATAGGTATGGCTTTTCCGCCCCTCTCCAATGTATGGGATGCATTCGTTTTCTTGCCGTTCTCAGTCACATGTGTTTTACTATTCCTGTTAACGAAGttctatttgcctgaaactcGAGGAAAAGATCCATCTGAAGTGGCACCATTGGTATCCAAAGGTTTTCGCTCAAAAGTTAAATAA